The following proteins are co-located in the Kineosporia sp. NBRC 101731 genome:
- a CDS encoding DnaB-like helicase N-terminal domain-containing protein, which produces MSSVTLRAEQALLGALLTQQQNEHTAAMRLLQSQDFGQRLHRQVFTAIHDLHTAEPDLSGPRLIEAVAARTGINPQPIQALADSAPDPAHASAYAQMIQVAAFRREVADISQALAQSMATRPPTTADIDPSITATGAYRTMERTTAALPGDSAQSTASAEDLHQARLLAALQRQVEVYSTLANTPDTTLTATGTTGPETTPSDPAAPREIAPATQQEQFTPDIGADGSGRSVQERAQLEDLLLADLLRNPDQSDALATFVADSTFTNGQRREIYQTILTTAHAGQPIDDVIIAWQVELLRAGNKLSNSQSTHAAPPEPPAIPGYTPGTGPEPDLVYLTRLAATDSPRTAIEIGRSLVTDDMTALLRENVTRMAHQATPQAQPGARQRNLQRGPQRTAAPQPVTRPVPAPLNPSLTPPDPAPTNSPRPTPRTDR; this is translated from the coding sequence ATGTCATCCGTGACCTTACGCGCCGAGCAGGCCCTACTCGGCGCGCTGCTCACCCAGCAACAAAACGAGCACACCGCAGCCATGCGCCTACTGCAGAGCCAGGACTTCGGCCAGCGCCTGCACCGCCAGGTCTTCACCGCCATCCACGACCTACACACCGCCGAACCGGACCTCAGCGGCCCCCGCCTCATCGAGGCCGTCGCCGCCCGCACCGGCATCAACCCTCAACCGATCCAGGCCCTGGCCGACAGCGCACCCGACCCCGCCCACGCCAGCGCCTACGCCCAGATGATCCAGGTCGCCGCGTTCCGCCGCGAAGTCGCCGACATCTCCCAAGCCCTCGCCCAAAGCATGGCCACACGACCACCGACCACTGCGGACATCGACCCATCGATCACGGCCACGGGCGCATACCGGACGATGGAGAGAACCACAGCCGCCCTGCCTGGCGACAGTGCCCAGTCCACCGCAAGCGCCGAAGACCTGCACCAGGCGCGCCTTCTGGCAGCCTTACAGCGACAGGTGGAGGTCTACAGCACCCTGGCCAACACCCCCGACACCACCCTCACCGCTACCGGAACCACCGGGCCTGAAACCACACCCAGCGACCCGGCTGCACCACGCGAGATCGCCCCGGCTACGCAACAGGAACAGTTCACTCCCGACATCGGCGCCGACGGGTCGGGCCGCAGCGTTCAGGAGCGGGCGCAGCTGGAAGACCTGCTGCTGGCCGACCTGCTGCGCAACCCTGACCAGAGCGATGCCCTGGCGACGTTTGTGGCCGACAGCACGTTCACTAACGGGCAGCGGCGCGAGATCTACCAGACCATCCTGACCACCGCCCACGCCGGCCAGCCCATTGATGACGTCATCATCGCCTGGCAGGTCGAACTCCTACGCGCCGGAAACAAACTCAGCAACTCCCAGAGCACCCATGCCGCGCCGCCCGAACCACCCGCCATTCCCGGATACACGCCAGGCACGGGCCCCGAACCCGACCTGGTCTACCTCACCCGCCTGGCCGCCACCGACTCACCCCGCACCGCCATCGAGATCGGCCGCAGCCTCGTCACCGACGACATGACCGCGCTCCTGCGCGAGAACGTCACGCGCATGGCCCACCAGGCCACCCCGCAGGCGCAGCCCGGCGCCCGTCAGCGCAACCTCCAGCGCGGACCGCAGCGCACAGCGGCACCCCAACCCGTGACCCGGCCCGTCCCGGCACCATTGAACCCCTCGCTCACGCCTCCCGACCCCGCGCCCACCAATAGCCCGCGCCCGACTCCTCGGACCGACCGATGA
- a CDS encoding type IV secretory system conjugative DNA transfer family protein, which yields MPDQQEISSQGPKGVETIMVGINGSAGSTGRASGTRAAIGGDRVTVGRALLDGPADYLLAGLLGLSVLVGVGTWACGQLAGLLFGQTWLNVSLGQSFSIVADLPGHWSDPRQAWPAATRADLPGRAGMLLCALMVLVALALLVLMVLGRAGRSRQVRGFASRAQLAQLLSPKAALAKAAWLRPNLPSQLVQAADVMVDLGRAGGRQVATAIDVSVLLLAAARSGKSSQIVIPWLRSWPGPALVTSVRIDVVRATLAIRRQRGPVAVMDLSATRWPEALQWSPVEGCQEFDVARRRADTMVQVGKSGDGGGMSDSTNAGFFGATATNLLAGWLHTAALTGRGMDDVLTWALDEHLDEPVRLLRDQAGAAMGVAAMMHGIYRAPMETRSNMWATVLTAVAPLLSANARAVFSPRPGQSFNIEDFLKREGTIYLVVPKHEAAGLAPLISGFVDEITQTAQALGSRTPSGRLDPPLGMFLDEVANISPLPHLPSLMSFSAGSGIFVLAVLQEIAQARAGWGRNGSDMLWGSATVKIALGGLSGDELADFSKLCGQYRETLTTTQRSATGTTTHTSISDRPVLSAEDIRTLSTEDREALIVHTSIPPVLTRMERHYESPHAHEYAASVTDTARHLAALNPGFPPPEDDTTPNSRASTSGAPRSAWGRILVALRGSR from the coding sequence ATGCCCGACCAGCAGGAGATATCCAGCCAAGGACCGAAGGGAGTAGAGACCATCATGGTCGGCATCAACGGATCGGCCGGGTCTACCGGCCGGGCCAGCGGGACACGAGCGGCCATCGGGGGTGATCGGGTCACCGTCGGGCGCGCCCTGCTGGACGGGCCTGCGGACTACCTCCTGGCCGGGCTCCTGGGTCTGAGCGTGCTGGTCGGGGTAGGAACGTGGGCGTGCGGGCAGCTGGCCGGCCTCCTGTTCGGCCAGACCTGGCTGAACGTAAGCCTGGGACAGAGCTTCTCCATCGTCGCGGACCTGCCCGGGCACTGGAGCGACCCGCGCCAAGCCTGGCCCGCCGCGACGCGCGCTGACCTGCCGGGCCGGGCGGGCATGCTGCTGTGTGCGCTCATGGTCCTCGTAGCCCTGGCCCTGCTGGTGCTCATGGTCCTGGGCCGGGCCGGGCGTTCGCGTCAAGTACGAGGATTCGCCTCCCGCGCGCAGCTGGCGCAGCTCCTGTCACCGAAAGCAGCTCTGGCCAAGGCCGCCTGGCTGCGACCGAACCTGCCGTCCCAGCTCGTTCAAGCTGCTGATGTGATGGTTGACCTCGGGCGCGCGGGTGGCCGTCAGGTAGCCACAGCGATCGATGTGTCGGTGCTGCTGCTGGCTGCTGCCCGCTCGGGTAAGTCCTCGCAGATCGTTATCCCGTGGCTGCGGTCCTGGCCCGGCCCCGCCCTGGTCACGTCCGTGCGGATCGACGTCGTACGCGCCACCTTGGCCATCCGCCGCCAGCGGGGGCCGGTCGCGGTCATGGACCTGTCCGCCACCCGCTGGCCCGAAGCCCTGCAATGGTCACCGGTCGAGGGCTGCCAGGAATTCGATGTGGCCCGCCGCCGCGCGGACACGATGGTCCAGGTCGGCAAGTCCGGCGACGGCGGCGGCATGTCGGACTCCACCAATGCCGGCTTTTTCGGGGCGACGGCCACGAACTTGCTGGCGGGATGGCTGCACACCGCCGCCTTGACCGGACGCGGCATGGATGACGTCCTGACCTGGGCCCTGGATGAGCACCTGGACGAGCCGGTGCGCCTGCTACGTGATCAGGCCGGTGCGGCGATGGGAGTCGCGGCGATGATGCACGGCATCTACCGGGCCCCGATGGAGACCCGCTCCAACATGTGGGCGACCGTCCTGACCGCGGTGGCCCCGTTGCTATCCGCCAATGCCCGCGCGGTGTTCAGCCCTCGCCCCGGGCAGAGCTTCAACATCGAGGACTTCCTGAAGCGGGAGGGCACGATCTACCTGGTCGTGCCCAAGCACGAGGCCGCCGGCCTGGCACCCCTGATCTCCGGGTTCGTCGACGAGATCACCCAGACCGCACAGGCCCTGGGCTCCCGCACCCCCTCCGGCCGGCTGGACCCGCCGCTGGGGATGTTCCTGGACGAGGTCGCTAACATCTCACCGCTGCCGCACCTGCCCTCGCTGATGTCGTTCTCAGCCGGCTCCGGGATCTTCGTCCTAGCCGTGCTCCAGGAGATCGCCCAAGCCCGCGCCGGGTGGGGACGCAACGGCTCCGACATGCTCTGGGGGTCAGCGACGGTGAAGATCGCCCTGGGCGGTCTGTCCGGGGACGAGCTCGCGGACTTCTCCAAGCTGTGTGGGCAGTACCGCGAAACCCTCACCACCACCCAGCGATCGGCCACCGGCACCACGACGCACACCAGCATCAGTGACCGGCCCGTCTTGTCGGCCGAGGACATTCGCACCCTGTCCACCGAGGACCGCGAAGCCCTGATCGTGCACACCAGCATCCCGCCGGTCCTGACCCGCATGGAACGCCACTACGAAAGCCCTCACGCCCACGAATACGCCGCCTCCGTGACTGATACCGCGCGTCATCTTGCCGCCCTGAATCCCGGCTTCCCGCCACCGGAAGACGACACCACCCCCAACAGTCGCGCCAGTACCAGCGGCGCGCCGCGCAGTGCTTGGGGTCGCATCCTGGTCGCTCTCAGAGGTAGCCGGTGA
- a CDS encoding SCO6880 family protein: MSSQTVTGEPVKYRTYLGWQPEKVAFMFGLSGQRVALIVAAVLAGIWPLAASRIALAPIAWPIALILAGLAFLRIAGRTVDEWVSAFTSYHLLRLRNQHRFVSAAFTPLARTADEPATNDDAPDVETDATDSTNDDGDSNAPEGAGGESESGWRRFVTRRPAPMDLPGILAPLTILDATMGATAAGAMQAGDDALAVAYHRIDRTYTAVARVTYPGIGLVDSERREARVNGWGALLSGLCTEGQLIVRVQALQRMSPASGAALRRWHTDHLGVGAPDLAREITTGLLATAGVTTSQREAFLAFTMDSRRAASAIKAAGGGTAGAVKVLTRQLRALSSSVAGADVQIESWLGPRDLAEVIRTAYDPHAARSLAERRAITHTSGTGTVNGGVLAAGVAPAVAGPSAAEALPGSYRHDGGYSATFWVHDWPRSQVFSTALAPLLGESTHRRAFSLHIEPLGPRSAEREVMRERTARSVAVRMRQRTGQIVPEHEQAALDRARAQDMDRAAGHGLVRFTGYVTVTVTEERLLEDACAELEADAAAARIELRRMWYAQDVGFSMSALPLGFGLPRKRW, from the coding sequence ATGAGCAGTCAGACCGTGACCGGTGAGCCGGTGAAGTACCGCACCTACCTGGGCTGGCAGCCCGAGAAGGTCGCGTTCATGTTCGGCCTGTCCGGGCAGCGGGTCGCGCTGATCGTGGCCGCGGTCCTGGCCGGGATCTGGCCCCTGGCCGCCTCCCGCATCGCCCTGGCCCCCATCGCCTGGCCCATCGCGCTGATCCTGGCCGGGCTGGCGTTCCTGCGGATCGCCGGGCGCACCGTCGACGAATGGGTTTCCGCGTTCACGTCCTATCACTTGCTGCGCCTGCGCAACCAGCACCGCTTCGTCTCCGCCGCCTTCACCCCCCTCGCCCGCACCGCCGACGAACCCGCCACGAACGATGATGCCCCCGACGTGGAAACCGACGCCACCGACAGCACCAATGACGACGGTGACTCGAACGCCCCGGAGGGGGCAGGCGGAGAATCTGAGAGCGGCTGGCGTCGTTTCGTGACCCGGCGCCCAGCGCCGATGGACCTGCCGGGAATCCTGGCGCCCCTGACGATCCTGGACGCAACCATGGGCGCCACCGCTGCCGGAGCCATGCAGGCCGGCGATGACGCCCTGGCGGTCGCCTACCACCGCATCGACCGCACCTACACCGCCGTAGCCCGGGTGACCTACCCCGGCATCGGGCTGGTGGACTCCGAACGCCGCGAAGCCCGCGTCAACGGCTGGGGCGCCCTGCTGTCGGGGCTGTGCACCGAAGGCCAGCTGATCGTGCGGGTCCAGGCCCTGCAACGGATGAGCCCCGCCTCGGGGGCTGCATTGCGGCGCTGGCACACCGACCACCTCGGCGTCGGCGCCCCGGACCTGGCCCGCGAGATCACCACCGGCCTGCTCGCCACCGCCGGTGTCACCACCAGCCAGCGAGAAGCGTTCCTGGCCTTCACCATGGACTCCCGCCGCGCCGCCTCTGCGATCAAGGCTGCCGGCGGCGGAACCGCCGGAGCGGTGAAGGTCCTGACCCGTCAGCTGCGGGCCCTGTCCTCATCCGTGGCCGGCGCCGACGTACAGATCGAATCCTGGCTCGGTCCGCGTGATCTGGCCGAAGTAATCCGGACTGCCTACGACCCGCACGCTGCCCGGTCCTTGGCCGAACGCCGCGCCATCACCCACACCAGCGGTACCGGTACGGTAAACGGTGGGGTGTTGGCTGCCGGGGTCGCCCCGGCGGTGGCCGGTCCTTCCGCTGCTGAGGCGCTGCCGGGCTCCTACCGCCATGACGGCGGGTATTCGGCCACGTTCTGGGTGCACGACTGGCCCCGCTCCCAGGTGTTCTCCACCGCCTTGGCCCCGCTGCTGGGCGAATCCACGCACCGGCGGGCGTTCTCCCTGCACATTGAACCGCTGGGCCCCCGTTCAGCGGAGCGGGAGGTGATGCGCGAGCGGACCGCGCGCAGTGTCGCGGTGCGGATGCGTCAGCGCACCGGGCAGATCGTTCCCGAACACGAGCAGGCCGCCCTGGACCGGGCCCGCGCCCAGGACATGGACCGCGCCGCCGGCCACGGCCTGGTCCGCTTCACCGGCTACGTCACCGTCACCGTCACCGAGGAACGACTCCTGGAAGATGCCTGCGCCGAGCTCGAAGCCGACGCCGCCGCAGCGCGAATCGAGTTGCGGCGCATGTGGTACGCGCAGGACGTCGGGTTCTCCATGTCCGCTCTGCCGCTGGGATTCGGCCTGCCCCGCAAGCGCTGGTAG